From the genome of Ananas comosus cultivar F153 linkage group 18, ASM154086v1, whole genome shotgun sequence, one region includes:
- the LOC109723854 gene encoding patellin-6: protein MDASPAQEPPLAAAKPTKRSLMSSLMEAAALHRSSSFKEDSYVVSSLKPHEKRALSELKQLLSESPKPLSIWGVTVGPDCGDERGDVVLLKFLRARDFAAREAHAMVVRSAEWRAEFGADGVAEEELGFKELEGVVAYTHGWDRGGRPVCYNAYGVFRDRAVYERVLGDADKLGRFLRWRVQVMERGVRMLQLRPGGVNAITQVTDLKDMPKRELRGASSRILALFQDNYPELVARKVFINVPWYFSMLYSMMSPFLTERTKSKFVIAREGNVAETLYKFIRPEFVPVQYGGLSRPGDLENGPPKPASEFAIKGGEKVFLEIDGIEAGATITWDIVVGGWDLEYGAEFVPTAENSYTLAVEKPRRIAATAEEPVHNAFTAREAGKLVLTVDNSGSRKKKVAAYRYFVRKPSSSSSSI from the exons ATGGATGCGTCCCCTGCTCAGGAGCCACCCCTTGCCGCGGCGAAGCCCACGAAGCGCAGCCTCATGAGCTCGCTCATGGAGGCCGCGGCGCTCCACCGAAGCTCGTCATTCAAGGAGGACTCGTACGTCGTCTCGTCGCTCAAGCCCCACGAGAAGCGGGCGCTGAGCGAGCTGAAGCAGCTCCTCTCCGAATCGCCCAAGCCCCTGTCGATCTGGGGCGTGACCGTGGGCCCCGATTGCGGCGACGAGCGCGGCGACGTGGTGCTGCTCAAGTTCCTGCGCGCGCGCGACTTCGCGGCGCGGGAGGCGCACGCGATGGTGGTGCGGAGCGCGGAGTGGCGCGCGGAGTTCGGGGCGGAcggggtggcggaggaggagctggGGTTCAAGGAGCTGGAGGGGGTGGTGGCGTACACGCACGGGTGGGACCGCGGGGGCCGCCCCGTGTGCTACAACGCGTACGGCGTGTTCCGCGACCGCGCCGTGTACGAGCGCGTGCTGGGCGACGCGGACAAGCTGGGGCGGTTCCTGCGGTGGCGCGTGCAGGTGATGGAGCGCGGCGTCCGCATGCTGCAGCTGCGCCCCGGCGGCGTCAACGCCATCACGCAGGTCACCGATCTCAAGGACATGCCCAAGCGCGAGCTCCGCGGCGCCTCCTCCCGCATCCTCGCCCTCTTCCAGGATAACTACCCCGAGTTGGTCGCTCGAAAG GTGTTTATAAACGTGCCCTGGTATTTTAGCATGCTGTATTCGATGATGAGTCCCTTTCTCACGGAGCGGACCAAGAGCAAGTTCGTCATCGCCCGTGAGGGGAATGTTGCAGAGACCCTCTACAA ATTTATCCGACCGGAGTTTGTGCCGGTCCAGTACGGCGGTCTGAGCCGGCCTGGGGATCTGGAGAACGGCCCGCCTAAACCGGCCTCCGAGTTCGCGATCAAGGGCGGGGAAAAGGTGTTCCTCGAGATCGACGGAATTGAG GCGGGAGCGACCATAACGTGGGACATAGTGGTGGGGGGGTGGGACCTTGAATACGGCGCCGAGTTCGTCCCCACCGCCGAGAACAGCTACACCCTCGCCGTCGAGAAGCCGCGGCGCATCGCGGCGACCGCGGAGGAGCCGGTCCACAACGCCTTCACGGCGCGGGAGGCCGGAAAATTGGTGTTGACAGTCGACAACTCCGGTTCCAGAAAAAAGAAGGTGGCGGCGTATCGATACTTCGTCCGCAAaccatcgtcatcatcatcatctatttaa
- the LOC109723756 gene encoding laccase-3-like, with amino-acid sequence MEIISATSVSSILLWLFMFFTYTSAKVHYHEFVVEATPVKRLCRTNHVITVNGQYPGPTLEVNNGDSLVIKAVNKAKYNLTLHWHGVRQLRNGWADGPVFVTQCPIRPGASYTYRFTIQKQEGTLWWHAHNSWLRATVHGAIVIRPKEGTTYPFPKPQREFPVIIGEWWNRDPMQVIRQALKTGAAPNTSDAYTINGQPGDFFECSSKETTILPVAAGETNLLRFVNAAMENEHFISIAGHSMTVVGIDAAYTKPYTTPYLMLAPGQTTDVLVTTNQPPGRYYLAAHVYESGRGIPFDNTTTTAILEYKSGACGAGGPPPRLPVLPAFNDTPAKTAFVAGLRSLGPVDLPGPVDEHLFFTVGLGLFNCPRSKPCGGPNGTRFGASMNNISFTQPRTVSILQADYFGIPGVFTSDFPPVPPIPFDYTANNISRSLQQPVRGTKVYRLKFGSVVQLVMQGTNIFVGEEHPMHIHGYQFYVLATGFGNYDPVRDPAKFNLVDPPMRNTVGVPVSGWAVIRFRADNPGIWFVHCHIDSHLTWGLAMAFQVENGVGLLESVLPPPVDLPIC; translated from the exons ATGGAGATCATCAGCGCAACCTCCGTTTCCTCTATTCTTCTATGGCTCTTCATGTTTTTCACTTACACAAGTGCCAAAGTTCACTACCATGAGTTTGTT GTTGAAGCTACGCCAGTGAAGAGGCTGTGCAGAACCAACCACGTCATTACGGTGAACGGGCAATATCCAGGGCCTACATTGGAGGTTAATAATGGAGACTCTCTGGTGATTAAAGCTGTGAACAAGGCAAAATACAACCTCACCCTCCACTG GCACGGGGTTCGACAGTTGAGGAACGGGTGGGCCGATGGGCCGGTGTTCGTGACTCAGTGCCCGATCCGGCCCGGGGCGAGCTACACGTACCGGTTCACAATACAAAAGCAAGAGGGCACGCTGTGGTGGCACGCGCACAACTCGTGGCTCAGGGCCACCGTGCACGGCGCCATCGTCATCCGTCCTAAGGAGGGCACCACCTATCCATTCCCCAAGCCCCAAAGAGAATTCCCTGTAATTATTG GGGAATGGTGGAATAGGGACCCAATGCAGGTTATAAGGCAAGCACTTAAGACAGGGGCAGCTCCAAACACGTCAGACGCTTACACAATCAATGGCCAACCCGGAGATTTCTTCGAATGCTCCAGCAAAG AGACCACTATACTTCCGGTGGCGGCCGGTGAGACCAACCTCCTCCGGTTCGTCAACGCGGCGATGGAAAACGAGCACTTCATATCCATCGCCGGCCACTCCATGACCGTTGTCGGCATCGACGCCGCCTACACCAAGCCCTACACCACCCCCTACCTCATGCTCGCACCGGGGCAGACCACCGACGTCCTCGTGACCACCAACCAGCCCCCCGGCCGGTACTACCTCGCTGCGCACGTCTATGAGAGCGGCCGTGGCATCCCCTTCGacaacaccaccaccaccgcgaTCCTCGAATACAAATCCGGCGCCTGCGGCGCCGGCGGCCCCCCGCCGAGGCTCCCCGTCCTCCCGGCCTTTAACGACACCCCCGCGAAGACCGCATTCGTCGCGGGGCTTCGAAGCCTCGGCCCGGTGGATCTCCCCGGCCCGGTCGACGAGCACCTGTTCTTCACTGTGGGGCTAGGCCTGTTCAACTGCCCCCGTTCAAAGCCATGTGGGGGTCCAAACGGAACCCGTTTTGGCGCCAGCATGAATAACATCTCGTTCACACAACCGAGAACGGTCTCGATACTACAAGCAGATTATTTCGGCATTCCAGGTGTATTCACCTCCGACTTTCCCCCCGTCCCTCCGATCCCGTTCGATTACACGGCGAACAATATCAGCCGTTCATTGCAGCAGCCCGTGCGCGGGACCAAAGTGTACAGATTGAAGTTCGGGTCCGTGGTGCAACTTGTGATGCAGGGGACCAACATCTTTGTGGGAGAGGAACACCCCATGCACATCCACGGGTACCAGTTCTACGTGCTCGCGACCGGGTTCGGGAACTACGACCCCGTGCGCGACCCGGCCAAGTTCAACCTCGTCGACCCGCCGATGCGGAACACGGTCGGAGTGCCGGTTAGCGGCTGGGCCGTGATCCGGTTCAGGGCGGACAATCCCGGGATCTGGTTCGTGCACTGCCACATCGACTCACACCTCACGTGGGGCCTCGCGATGGCGTTCCAGGTGGAGAACGGCGTCGGGCTGCTGGAGTCGGTGCTGCCGCCGCCGGTCGACCTACCCATTTGTTGA